The following coding sequences are from one bacterium BMS3Abin14 window:
- the xerC_2 gene encoding tyrosine recombinase XerC, which translates to MEKYLRYLSDVQGASPNTVSAYRRDLTEYRQYLSGREMAPDSPASVRSYMGFLFRRGLTRSSMARKISAVRSCSRYMVREGLISFNPCDGIPVPRAGRKTPRFLNLDEVNALLETPAGRRPIDLRDLTLWEILYTSGIRVSELAGLSLSDWNHEGRTVRVMGKGSRERVVPLGRQAVERMETYLRATDRWPPARDRSPVFLSTRGTRLTVRSIQKRLEKRLRACGLNNRISPHVLRHTFATHLLDSGADIRSIQEMLGHVSLETTQRYTHVTLERLLDVYDKSHPRASAKGGKA; encoded by the coding sequence GTGGAAAAATACCTTCGGTATCTGTCCGACGTGCAGGGCGCATCACCCAACACGGTGTCCGCCTACCGAAGGGACCTTACGGAATACCGGCAATATCTTTCCGGGAGAGAAATGGCTCCGGATTCCCCTGCATCGGTCCGTTCCTATATGGGTTTTCTTTTCAGAAGGGGCCTTACCCGTTCCAGTATGGCAAGAAAGATCTCGGCTGTACGTTCCTGCAGTCGGTACATGGTCCGGGAGGGCCTCATCAGCTTTAACCCGTGCGATGGCATCCCGGTTCCGCGCGCCGGCCGAAAGACACCCCGGTTCCTTAACCTTGACGAGGTCAATGCGCTGCTCGAAACACCGGCCGGCCGGCGGCCCATTGATCTCCGGGACCTCACCCTCTGGGAAATTCTTTACACCTCCGGCATCCGGGTCAGTGAACTGGCAGGCCTTAGCCTGTCGGATTGGAACCATGAGGGAAGGACGGTGAGGGTAATGGGAAAGGGGAGCAGGGAACGTGTCGTTCCCCTCGGGAGACAGGCTGTGGAGAGGATGGAAACCTATCTGAGAGCCACTGATCGTTGGCCGCCTGCGAGGGATCGCTCCCCCGTTTTTCTGAGCACAAGGGGCACACGCCTTACGGTTCGCAGCATCCAGAAACGCCTGGAAAAAAGGCTCCGGGCCTGCGGCCTGAACAACCGGATCAGCCCACACGTGCTGAGACACACATTCGCCACCCACCTTCTTGACAGCGGAGCTGATATAAGGTCCATTCAGGAAATGTTGGGTCACGTAAGCCTGGAAACGACACAGAGATACACTCACGTGACACTGGAACGCCTGCTGGATGTCTATGACAAGAGCCATCCAAGGGCATCGGCAAAAGGAGGGAAGGCATGA
- the hslU gene encoding ATP-dependent protease ATPase subunit HslU, with protein MTHKNFTPREIVDSLDRFIIGQERAKRSVAIALRNRWRRRQVPEELRDEIAPKNIIMMGPTGVGKTEIARRLANLADSPFLKVEATKFTEVGYVGRDVESMVRDLMELTIKMVREEHTTSVRERADILAEERTLELLLPGAPVRHTDPGEEKAPNVDTKEKLRAMLRKGKLDDREVEIQVEERSKPLVEIFSGPGMEGMDFNIKDMMGSMFPGRKKTRKVRIPEAAEILAEEEAQKLIDMDKVVSEAVIRVEQNGIIFLDEIDKISGGSGGQGPDVSREGVQRDLLPIIEGTTVTTKHGMIKTDHILFIAAGAFHGTKPSDLLPELQGRFPIRVELDPLTREDFVRILTEPENALILQYTELLHTEGLELSFSSDAIETIARMAEEVNTRTENIGARRLHTIMEKLLEEVSFTAPDLTDKKISIDSKYVQERLSDVVGDEDLSRYIL; from the coding sequence ATGACACACAAAAATTTTACCCCGAGAGAGATCGTCGACAGCCTGGACCGGTTCATAATCGGGCAGGAACGGGCGAAAAGATCCGTGGCCATCGCCCTGAGGAACCGATGGAGAAGACGTCAGGTCCCGGAAGAACTCAGGGATGAGATCGCCCCGAAAAACATTATAATGATGGGCCCCACCGGAGTCGGCAAGACCGAGATTGCCAGGCGCCTCGCAAATCTGGCTGATTCGCCGTTTCTCAAGGTGGAGGCCACGAAATTCACCGAGGTGGGCTATGTGGGCAGGGATGTTGAGTCCATGGTCCGCGATCTGATGGAGCTGACCATCAAGATGGTTCGTGAGGAACACACCACATCCGTCAGAGAGAGAGCCGACATCCTTGCTGAGGAGCGCACCCTCGAACTTCTCCTGCCCGGCGCCCCTGTCAGGCACACCGATCCGGGGGAGGAGAAGGCCCCAAACGTGGATACGAAGGAGAAACTCCGGGCGATGCTTCGCAAGGGAAAACTGGACGATCGGGAGGTAGAGATCCAGGTTGAGGAGAGGTCCAAACCTCTTGTTGAGATATTCAGTGGCCCGGGTATGGAGGGTATGGACTTTAACATCAAGGATATGATGGGCAGCATGTTCCCTGGAAGGAAAAAAACCCGTAAGGTCAGGATCCCGGAGGCGGCCGAAATCCTTGCCGAGGAGGAGGCCCAGAAGCTCATCGACATGGACAAGGTTGTCTCCGAGGCCGTCATACGGGTTGAACAGAACGGCATTATCTTCCTGGATGAGATCGACAAAATTTCCGGTGGATCCGGCGGGCAGGGGCCTGACGTTTCCAGGGAGGGTGTCCAAAGGGACCTGCTTCCCATAATTGAGGGAACAACCGTCACCACCAAACATGGGATGATCAAGACCGACCACATCCTGTTCATCGCCGCCGGGGCATTTCATGGGACAAAGCCATCGGATCTGCTGCCTGAGCTTCAGGGGCGTTTTCCCATAAGAGTTGAGCTTGACCCGTTGACACGGGAGGATTTTGTGCGCATTCTCACCGAGCCTGAGAACGCATTGATCCTCCAATACACCGAGCTTCTCCATACCGAGGGGCTGGAGCTCTCTTTCTCTTCGGATGCCATCGAGACAATCGCGAGGATGGCCGAGGAGGTAAATACCCGCACCGAGAATATCGGCGCCAGGAGGCTTCACACAATCATGGAAAAGCTTCTGGAGGAGGTGTCTTTCACCGCCCCGGATCTCACGGACAAGAAGATCAGCATCGATTCAAAATACGTTCAGGAAAGGCTGTCCGATGTGGTCGGAGATGAGGACCTCAGCCGATACATCCTTTGA
- the clpQ gene encoding ATP-dependent protease subunit ClpQ has protein sequence MKGTTVLAIMRDGKVAMGGDGQVTMGDTTIKHTARKVRTLHQGKVLVGFAGATADAFTLFERFEKKLDQYSGNLSRAAVELAKDWRTDKVLRRLEALMAVCNLEDLFLISGTGDVLEPEGGILAIGSGGGYARAAAEALMKHTDMPAARIVNEALLIASGICIYTNDQIHVEELG, from the coding sequence ATGAAGGGCACAACTGTGCTTGCAATCATGAGGGATGGAAAGGTGGCCATGGGCGGTGACGGTCAGGTCACCATGGGAGATACAACCATCAAGCATACCGCCCGCAAGGTCCGCACATTACACCAGGGAAAGGTTCTGGTAGGGTTTGCGGGCGCCACCGCAGACGCTTTTACCCTCTTCGAACGGTTTGAAAAGAAGCTGGATCAATATTCCGGCAATCTGTCCAGGGCTGCCGTCGAGCTGGCCAAAGACTGGCGCACCGACAAGGTGCTCAGACGATTGGAAGCCCTCATGGCCGTCTGTAACCTGGAGGACCTTTTCCTCATTTCCGGCACCGGGGATGTCCTGGAACCGGAGGGTGGAATTCTTGCTATTGGATCCGGGGGGGGTTACGCCAGGGCGGCCGCCGAAGCCCTGATGAAGCATACGGATATGCCGGCGGCGAGAATTGTCAATGAGGCCCTTCTCATCGCCTCCGGGATCTGTATTTACACAAACGACCAGATCCACGTTGAAGAGCTAGGCTGA